The DNA window CAGGGACTCGTACAGGTTCGTGACCGGGATCCTGCCGATCCCCATCCGGTACGACTCGACCCACCGGACCCCGAGGGCGGCCGTGGAGACGATCGCGGCGGCCATGCAGATCCACGTCCCGATGCGGGCGAGAGTCTCCTTCTTTCCGTACATGGCGGCGATATAGGTTCCCGACGCTCCGCCGAACAGAAGCGTCGTCAGATCGAAGAGCTGAACGTTGAGCGTATTCATGCGGGGTTCTCCTTCTCTGTCTTGGGTGGATCTTTCCGGACTTCGGCCAGAACGGAAGCGAAGATCTTCTCGAAGGCAGGACGGTTCCGGTTCGTGGTCCCGCCCGCCGTGATCTCCACCTTCCCATGGGGCCCATCGGCCAGCCGGATCCAGATGCGGCGGTGGGAAACGAAGAAGGAACCCATCATCCCCGCCGTCAGCAGCAGACACCCCAGCCACACCACGTTCACCCCGGGATCCTTGGCGACCTGAAGGCCGGTATACATCTTCGCGGTCAATCCTCCGAAGGAGAACACCAGCGAATCGTTGCGTAGGCGATCCTGGTCCGGTCGTCCCTGGGGGATCCAGAGGTTGGATGCAGGCTGGCCGGGCTTCTCGATGACTACCTGGAGGGCGGGACCGTTCCCCTGGAAATTCTGCTCGTAGTTCACCCCGCGGACGACGCCGTATCCGTCGATACTGACGGGTTCGTTCGGGGCGAGGGAGAGGTTGCCCACCGGGGTGCCGTCCTGCCGGCGGACCGCCACCTGCGCCGTCGCGCCGCCCTCCTGCCCGTAACTGGACTGGTAGAACCAGATCCCCTTGTAGACGAGGGGATCGTTGACCGTGATCGTCTTGCGCACGACCTCGCGACCGCTCTCGATGACGCTCAAGTCCGAAGCGTATTTCTTGGGCTGTCCGCTCGGGTAGGTCTCCAACCAGAACCTGTTGTTCCGGACGGAGAAGGGCAGGTCGATGTGCTCCTTGCCCCCCGTGCGTCCAGATGGGACGCTTCCTTTCCATCCGGGATATTCACGTACGATTTGAACCCGAAGACGTTCCCGATGATCGCCCCGATGAAGACGATGACGATGCCGGCATGCGTGGCGTACGCGCCGAACCGGGAGGAAACGCCCTTCTCCGCGTAAAGGTGTACCACCCCGTCGGCTTCGGTGACCT is part of the Deltaproteobacteria bacterium genome and encodes:
- a CDS encoding cytochrome c biogenesis protein ResB; this translates as METYPSGQPKKYASDLSVIESGREVVRKTITVNDPLVYKGIWFYQSSYGQEGGATAQVAVRRQDGTPVGNLSLAPNEPVSIDGYGVVRGVNYEQNFQGNGPALQVVIEKPGQPASNLWIPQGRPDQDRLRNDSLVFSFGGLTAKMYTGLQVAKDPGVNVVWLGCLLLTAGMMGSFFVSHRRIWIRLADGPHGKVEITAGGTTNRNRPAFEKIFASVLAEVRKDPPKTEKENPA